In the Rhodothermaceae bacterium genome, one interval contains:
- a CDS encoding mechanosensitive ion channel family protein, which translates to MDLSFLSEQVLWGISVGQLIVAAVLPLLGLLAQSVVRRLLRRVMSRLRKEGDMSVVDDVNRLLTKPLSFLINVALWNGVIGLLDLPEEPLDIHSWATTLGMVALILVIAYCAFHVVDVFAGIATRAAEKTETKLDDQLVAPVTNTVKLLVALIMVAAILGQFGYSATGLIASLSIGGLAVAFAAKDTLANIFGSIVIFSERPFQIGDIVEISGVEGAVEEVGIRSTRIRQFDQTISILPNQTFTNVEVRNLSKRESRRVRFEVTLTHEATVAQLENFLDSIRHSLAQRTDLHPDQSMVRLTKLDTSGLSVLVQAFTISTDFAEFMVTQEEILLRVRKLAEDQELPIMPAKEVRLSGEVGEPRSS; encoded by the coding sequence ATGGATCTTTCTTTTTTATCAGAACAGGTACTGTGGGGAATTTCAGTCGGCCAACTGATTGTTGCCGCGGTGCTTCCTCTGTTGGGATTGTTGGCACAAAGTGTTGTGCGGCGACTGCTTCGGCGGGTGATGAGCCGCCTGAGAAAAGAGGGAGACATGAGCGTGGTCGATGATGTAAATCGACTTCTCACCAAACCGCTCAGTTTTCTGATCAATGTGGCGCTGTGGAATGGAGTCATTGGCCTTCTCGATCTTCCGGAAGAGCCGCTGGACATTCATTCATGGGCGACTACACTGGGGATGGTGGCTCTGATTCTTGTGATTGCTTACTGTGCCTTTCATGTAGTGGACGTATTTGCGGGGATTGCGACGCGTGCTGCGGAGAAAACAGAAACGAAGCTGGATGATCAACTGGTAGCTCCCGTAACCAATACCGTGAAGCTTTTAGTGGCACTGATTATGGTTGCGGCGATCCTGGGGCAGTTTGGCTATTCGGCTACCGGCCTGATTGCAAGCCTCAGCATAGGAGGGCTCGCGGTCGCTTTCGCCGCAAAAGACACGCTGGCGAATATATTCGGGTCAATTGTCATTTTCAGTGAACGGCCATTTCAGATTGGGGATATTGTTGAGATCAGCGGAGTGGAAGGGGCAGTGGAGGAGGTGGGGATTCGCAGCACCCGGATCCGCCAGTTTGATCAGACGATCTCTATCTTGCCGAACCAGACCTTCACCAACGTGGAAGTGCGCAACCTTTCAAAGCGGGAATCCCGCCGGGTTCGTTTTGAGGTGACCCTTACCCACGAGGCAACCGTAGCCCAATTAGAAAATTTTCTCGATTCAATTCGCCATTCGCTTGCGCAGCGAACGGATCTTCATCCTGATCAGAGCATGGTTCGGCTTACGAAGCTGGACACCAGTGGGCTCAGTGTACTGGTCCAGGCCTTCACGATCTCTACGGACTTTGCAGAATTCATGGTGACGCAGGAAGAGATCCTGCTACGTGTCCGCAAACTGGCCGAGGACCAGGAACTGCCCATCATGCCGGCGAAAGAGGTTCGTCTTTCCGGTGAGGTTGGAGAACCTCGGTCGTCATGA
- a CDS encoding WbqC family protein, whose translation MASQQTISIRPPEYWPTLASAALMQAADIIILADTFQYSRQSLQNRMRVRNPDGWQWVSVPLKGGQHGRSQHLTRIRPVPGWRKRHWKAIRFNYSQAPYFDHYQDSIKSLYLQDWTHLGGLNVATTRLVYQWMNGSGTMLAATELDGFPDTVEAIMACWPEAELLAPAGIPEPFPARRLYFSTPDYRQAFAGFVSGMTVLDLIFNYGPESAGLLRAGTRILPADHQTE comes from the coding sequence ATGGCAAGCCAACAAACCATAAGTATACGTCCTCCTGAGTATTGGCCAACTCTGGCATCTGCGGCATTGATGCAGGCGGCGGATATTATCATTCTGGCAGACACATTCCAGTATAGTCGACAGTCATTACAGAACCGCATGCGCGTACGCAACCCGGACGGATGGCAATGGGTTTCTGTGCCCTTAAAGGGCGGGCAGCATGGTCGGTCGCAGCACTTAACCCGTATCCGTCCGGTTCCAGGATGGCGGAAGCGTCACTGGAAAGCAATCCGGTTCAATTACAGCCAGGCTCCCTATTTCGATCATTACCAGGATTCTATCAAATCCCTGTACCTGCAGGATTGGACCCATTTGGGAGGGTTGAATGTTGCAACGACCCGGTTGGTTTATCAATGGATGAATGGGTCCGGAACCATGCTCGCTGCGACCGAATTGGATGGATTTCCCGATACGGTGGAGGCCATCATGGCCTGTTGGCCTGAGGCCGAGCTCCTGGCACCTGCCGGGATCCCGGAACCCTTTCCGGCCCGTCGGTTGTATTTTTCGACACCAGATTACCGTCAGGCGTTTGCCGGGTTCGTTTCCGGTATGACCGTGCTGGACCTGATCTTTAATTATGGCCCCGAAAGTGCGGGCTTGCTTCGCGCAGGGACACGTATCCTGCCTGCGGATCATCAGACAGAATAG
- a CDS encoding LD-carboxypeptidase, whose protein sequence is MAYSPLWHPGQALGIVAPASAPRTPEKLERGLNALAEDGYRVHWDPGQLEQRGYLSGSDSERAGQFHRALAHARHLIAVRGGYGCLRILDRIDYAAARRTPGVLIGYSDITALQLSLFTCSGWRSISGPVVIEWDSIPAAMKEEVRLLLEGELPLPIEGLMTMRKGQCTGTLLGGNLSTIARMVGSSYLPDLEKKLLFIEDVNEAPYRIDALLTQLKNAGILEGLGGLIIGNFTGDQSQLNQGDGDTMIQTIIDCVDEYPWPVVSGLEYGHLPSRRVLPIGVSARLSADPNGGCLEILDPIAKR, encoded by the coding sequence ATGGCCTATTCCCCATTATGGCACCCCGGCCAGGCGCTGGGTATTGTCGCGCCTGCCAGCGCACCCCGCACCCCTGAAAAGCTCGAGCGCGGATTGAATGCACTGGCCGAAGATGGCTATCGGGTACACTGGGATCCTGGCCAACTTGAACAACGCGGATACCTGAGTGGCTCTGATTCTGAACGTGCTGGACAATTTCACCGGGCACTCGCTCATGCCAGGCATTTGATTGCCGTTCGCGGAGGATATGGTTGCCTGCGAATTCTCGATCGGATTGATTACGCTGCCGCCCGGCGTACGCCGGGTGTGTTGATCGGATACAGCGACATTACCGCCCTGCAACTCTCCCTCTTCACCTGCTCTGGATGGCGATCCATCTCGGGACCCGTGGTTATCGAATGGGATTCTATCCCTGCAGCCATGAAGGAAGAGGTCCGGCTGCTGCTTGAAGGAGAGCTGCCTTTACCGATCGAAGGATTGATGACTATGCGCAAAGGTCAGTGCACCGGAACCCTCCTGGGAGGAAACCTGTCCACGATTGCCCGAATGGTTGGCTCCAGCTACTTGCCAGACCTCGAAAAAAAACTTCTATTCATCGAAGATGTCAATGAGGCCCCCTACCGAATTGATGCGCTCCTGACACAGTTGAAAAATGCTGGAATCTTAGAGGGACTTGGTGGTTTAATAATTGGTAACTTTACCGGAGACCAATCTCAGTTAAACCAGGGAGACGGAGACACCATGATTCAAACCATAATCGACTGTGTTGATGAATATCCCTGGCCGGTTGTATCCGGGCTGGAGTACGGACATCTCCCCTCGCGTCGGGTGCTGCCCATCGGGGTGTCCGCCAGACTCAGTGCAGATCCAAATGGCGGGTGCCTTGAAATTTTAGATCCCATCGCCAAGCGTTAA